From Anaerohalosphaera lusitana, one genomic window encodes:
- a CDS encoding DUF2339 domain-containing protein, which translates to MDILAFLAGLGALAVAIAALIRANHNRYLIEDHRLYDHDLDQKRAEKPAAGPETAGEPQRQPEPSAPVTAQKPTAPQAQEHETAETPPPLPTEVKTGRDIEQTAIPPYLDQEMKKAQPEEPAKKKPSWNLEELIGTRLMPIVGVILLIFVAGFAVKWAYEQSILSDKLKAAAIVAAGLGAIIAGEITRRRQYDIVAKAVTSLGLALLYTAIFTAYKLYGIIGPMPATIAACIVTAGSLIYAVALKEIVIAAITTLGGYLVPIIVLKGTGLQLPLFSYLVVLTAGTLATSYIRSWISIAIFASLAAYVVPAIVSTGSHQLNPFLVYLLLVSLPAILIAFLRNWLPLAATVLAGALVMPSFLAAGESPSAYFLGYLFLIASALMISCKVKQWPKLAVPVFLGCAALPAITNWQTEVTANMLAYWIVINIFAAYMAWSKGWRKTAQVITLAAFVIPKAASISAPLPETYMLYLLLIAVAGFAIAWSKQWLSISIMTIVAAMAMPILGFDGHAASWQFAGYQCAILTVALACAYSRRWHQLSVAAIIAGFFSFVFTEFAPEQTAIFLTTAIYLAAASLASALLTRRSLMAIIGIIASGLLPIIASLNIPALSLPTVGHAPLFTALLVISVAMIAAAQVKRWRCVTAVAFLMTALNYVCWYFPGDSADMGITITWLGAIFGVFFTASLAGALLNRCKEHLEDTLVILANSGFVFYFLWLELSEEFRVALTLCMIGLAVLHIAGTFIIWRKLPDRRVTVQSGLAVGLLFFAIALPALFEWQGRTPLIALTLQAVILAMIGLRFKNIFTQIAAGIIGAVCLAGSVLLLPMHQSDFTVFVNEDFGTLLIVSLSVYAAHMLYRKSDELSPPANSVLSQSLFSISGIYLAIAIVGEWGVHCVDNLDIASYALFDAPVFLRMIMLALAFVILLFAVRPIAPAGRAVRLISMAASWAGLIIAPMIILGLHRNGFTIFFNYDFASLIAVIAATFVSAWLLYRYGSRASRETKYLGYLALAAVIALLILLTEEIYLYFYCRDQYVEAMPTWKFLAHMYVSILWAVYAAILLGIGFWKNMRTIRYLAIGIFALLTAKIFLFDTRQLATGYRIMGFLVTGSILIGASYLYQYLKKKGFFETFKEQNAEQDKRTSADAEE; encoded by the coding sequence ATGGATATTCTTGCCTTTCTGGCAGGCCTTGGCGCACTGGCCGTTGCGATAGCTGCTCTAATACGAGCCAATCACAACCGCTACCTGATAGAGGATCATCGGCTCTATGACCATGACCTGGACCAGAAGCGAGCAGAGAAACCCGCCGCCGGGCCTGAAACCGCTGGAGAACCACAAAGACAACCCGAGCCATCCGCACCCGTCACAGCTCAGAAACCGACAGCTCCGCAAGCTCAAGAACACGAAACGGCCGAAACGCCTCCGCCTTTGCCGACCGAAGTTAAAACCGGCCGCGACATAGAACAAACCGCCATACCTCCATACCTTGATCAGGAAATGAAAAAGGCTCAGCCGGAAGAACCTGCAAAGAAAAAGCCATCATGGAACCTGGAGGAGTTGATCGGTACGCGTCTGATGCCGATAGTCGGCGTCATCCTGTTGATATTCGTGGCCGGTTTTGCGGTCAAATGGGCGTATGAGCAATCCATCCTAAGCGACAAACTCAAAGCAGCGGCGATTGTGGCAGCAGGTCTGGGCGCGATCATTGCAGGCGAGATCACCCGCCGGCGACAGTATGACATAGTCGCAAAAGCGGTGACGTCCCTGGGACTCGCCCTGCTGTATACCGCAATATTCACCGCGTACAAACTTTACGGCATCATAGGGCCGATGCCCGCAACCATCGCGGCCTGTATCGTGACCGCGGGCTCGCTCATTTACGCTGTCGCACTCAAGGAAATAGTCATAGCCGCGATCACCACGCTGGGCGGATACCTCGTGCCGATCATAGTGCTTAAAGGCACCGGTCTGCAACTGCCGCTGTTCAGCTATCTCGTGGTTCTGACCGCCGGCACGCTGGCGACTTCATACATACGCTCGTGGATTTCCATCGCCATATTCGCCTCGCTTGCGGCCTACGTTGTGCCCGCGATAGTCTCCACCGGCAGCCATCAGCTCAATCCGTTCCTGGTATACCTTCTGCTTGTAAGTCTTCCCGCGATCCTTATCGCGTTCTTGCGCAACTGGCTGCCTCTTGCCGCGACCGTTCTGGCCGGCGCACTGGTCATGCCCTCCTTCCTCGCAGCGGGAGAGAGCCCTTCGGCGTATTTTCTGGGCTATCTGTTCCTGATCGCATCGGCACTGATGATCTCGTGCAAAGTCAAACAATGGCCCAAACTGGCTGTGCCGGTCTTTCTCGGCTGTGCGGCCCTGCCCGCGATAACGAACTGGCAGACAGAGGTAACGGCCAACATGCTCGCGTACTGGATAGTCATCAACATATTCGCCGCATACATGGCATGGTCGAAGGGCTGGCGGAAAACCGCTCAGGTGATCACGCTCGCAGCTTTCGTAATCCCCAAGGCGGCCAGCATATCGGCCCCGCTGCCCGAAACATATATGCTTTATCTGCTGCTGATAGCTGTGGCAGGCTTTGCGATCGCGTGGTCGAAACAATGGCTTTCGATATCGATCATGACCATCGTTGCGGCTATGGCTATGCCAATTCTGGGTTTCGATGGTCATGCAGCGAGCTGGCAGTTCGCCGGTTACCAGTGCGCCATTTTGACTGTCGCCCTGGCATGCGCATATTCGCGACGATGGCACCAATTGAGCGTCGCTGCGATAATCGCCGGCTTCTTTTCGTTCGTCTTCACGGAATTCGCACCCGAGCAGACCGCGATATTCCTGACCACTGCGATCTATCTCGCGGCGGCAAGTCTCGCATCGGCTCTGCTTACGCGCAGATCGCTCATGGCGATCATCGGCATTATCGCATCCGGCCTGCTCCCGATCATAGCGTCGCTGAACATTCCTGCCCTGTCATTGCCGACCGTCGGTCACGCGCCCCTGTTCACCGCCCTGCTGGTCATAAGCGTTGCGATGATCGCCGCTGCACAGGTCAAAAGATGGCGATGCGTGACCGCCGTCGCGTTCCTGATGACCGCTCTGAATTACGTATGCTGGTACTTCCCAGGCGATTCCGCTGATATGGGCATTACGATAACGTGGCTTGGCGCGATCTTCGGCGTATTCTTTACAGCTTCTCTCGCTGGGGCGTTGCTGAACCGATGTAAAGAGCATCTGGAAGACACTTTGGTCATTCTTGCCAATTCCGGCTTCGTGTTCTACTTCCTCTGGCTGGAGCTCTCAGAGGAATTTCGCGTTGCTCTGACATTATGCATGATCGGGTTGGCCGTACTGCATATTGCCGGAACATTTATTATATGGCGGAAACTTCCGGACCGCAGAGTCACTGTTCAGAGCGGCCTGGCGGTGGGTCTGCTGTTTTTCGCGATAGCGTTGCCGGCTTTGTTCGAATGGCAAGGCCGAACGCCGCTGATCGCACTAACACTGCAGGCGGTGATCCTGGCGATGATCGGTCTGAGGTTCAAAAACATCTTCACGCAGATTGCTGCAGGCATAATCGGAGCCGTCTGCCTGGCCGGTTCTGTCCTTTTACTGCCGATGCACCAAAGCGATTTCACCGTTTTTGTGAACGAAGATTTCGGCACATTGCTTATCGTCTCGCTTTCAGTCTACGCCGCTCATATGCTATATCGCAAAAGTGATGAGCTTTCCCCTCCGGCAAACTCGGTGCTGTCACAAAGTCTTTTCAGTATTTCGGGCATTTACCTTGCGATCGCGATCGTCGGTGAATGGGGCGTACATTGCGTTGATAATCTCGACATAGCATCCTATGCCCTTTTCGATGCGCCGGTATTCCTGCGGATGATCATGCTCGCTCTGGCGTTTGTGATACTCTTGTTCGCTGTTCGACCCATCGCACCGGCAGGCCGAGCGGTAAGGTTGATATCGATGGCCGCAAGCTGGGCGGGGCTTATAATAGCTCCTATGATTATACTGGGTCTGCACAGAAATGGTTTTACTATCTTCTTCAACTACGATTTCGCCAGCCTGATCGCTGTAATTGCAGCGACCTTCGTTTCAGCGTGGCTGCTGTATAGATACGGATCCCGCGCAAGCCGTGAGACGAAATATCTGGGTTATCTTGCTTTAGCGGCAGTCATTGCACTGCTGATACTGCTGACCGAGGAGATTTATCTGTACTTCTACTGCCGGGACCAGTACGTCGAAGCGATGCCCACGTGGAAATTTCTCGCACACATGTATGTCTCAATTCTGTGGGCGGTTTACGCAGCCATACTGCTGGGGATCGGTTTCTGGAAGAATATGAGGACCATCCGCTACCTAGCGATCGGGATATTTGCCCTGCTCACGGCCAAGATATTCCTGTTCGACACTAGGCAACTCGCCACCGGTTACCGCATAATGGGATTTTTGGTCACAGGCTCGATATTGATTGGCGCATCCTACCTGTACCAGTACCTCAAGAAGAAGGGCTTCTTTGAAACATTCAAGGAGCAGAACGCCGAACAGGACAAACGCACATCAGCCGATGCAGAAGAATGA
- a CDS encoding dockerin type I domain-containing protein, producing the protein MMKRVLLLALCMLVNASVPAAPNMNVFRADGETPLEYQEIMVGTQLTLVISNDNADYWSGSVALYDPNIPMADITGREYNGFSYDGSCLPASGFGSAVYDWTEQGVRGFDLYAGYTGVTAGDWFVLDYKAVQVGECTVQMHEHNMPDGPAILIDEQTFIHVPTRDFNADSVVDYSDLVVMSRYWGQTDVADPSDVKGADLNEDGAVDMNDLLLFSCYWLEKTG; encoded by the coding sequence ATGATGAAAAGAGTTTTGCTGCTTGCGCTTTGTATGCTTGTAAATGCGTCGGTTCCGGCTGCACCGAACATGAATGTGTTCCGTGCGGACGGCGAAACACCGCTGGAATACCAGGAAATCATGGTCGGCACACAGTTGACGCTGGTCATTTCTAACGACAACGCGGACTACTGGAGCGGATCGGTCGCACTTTATGACCCCAACATCCCCATGGCTGACATCACCGGCAGGGAGTACAACGGCTTTTCCTACGATGGCTCCTGCTTGCCTGCCTCCGGGTTCGGTTCTGCTGTTTACGACTGGACCGAACAGGGAGTACGCGGGTTCGATCTTTATGCCGGCTACACGGGCGTGACAGCGGGTGACTGGTTCGTGTTGGATTATAAAGCCGTCCAGGTGGGTGAATGCACGGTGCAGATGCACGAGCATAATATGCCCGACGGCCCTGCCATCCTGATCGACGAACAAACATTCATACATGTGCCCACCAGGGACTTCAATGCCGACAGCGTGGTCGATTATTCCGATCTCGTTGTAATGTCGCGTTACTGGGGCCAAACCGATGTGGCAGACCCGTCAGATGTAAAAGGGGCGGACCTCAACGAGGATGGAGCGGTCGACATGAATGACCTTTTGCTGTTCAGTTGCTACTGGCTGGAGAAAACCGGCTAA
- a CDS encoding nitroreductase family protein, which produces MDVMQAIEKRYSCRSYHPDAIEEDKLGRILEAARLAPSARNQQEWRFVVVRDEHTRRKLSVAAANQDFVAQAPVVIVGCTMTDRLMRCGQPSGVIDTAIAMEHIALQAVEEGLATCWVGAFYPDKVKPILNIPDEVTVVELMSLGYPADEPVGTPRCDMPKIVSFDSWQF; this is translated from the coding sequence ATGGATGTCATGCAAGCGATCGAGAAGCGGTATTCGTGCCGATCTTATCATCCGGATGCCATAGAAGAGGACAAGCTGGGCCGAATATTGGAGGCGGCGAGGCTGGCGCCGTCTGCGCGAAACCAGCAGGAATGGCGGTTCGTGGTGGTCAGGGACGAGCATACCAGGCGTAAACTCAGTGTCGCCGCCGCGAATCAGGATTTCGTGGCGCAGGCGCCTGTCGTTATTGTCGGATGCACGATGACGGATCGGCTGATGCGGTGCGGCCAGCCTTCGGGTGTTATCGATACCGCCATCGCGATGGAACATATCGCTCTGCAGGCTGTCGAAGAGGGGCTGGCTACGTGCTGGGTCGGTGCGTTTTACCCTGACAAGGTCAAACCCATATTGAACATACCGGATGAGGTGACCGTGGTCGAGCTGATGTCGCTCGGTTATCCGGCGGATGAACCTGTCGGCACGCCGCGCTGCGATATGCCGAAAATAGTATCGTTCGATTCATGGCAGTTTTGA
- a CDS encoding thiamine phosphate synthase has translation MEKSAYRIIDANLNRGREAARVMEEFCRFYLNSSELSGRAKNLRHRLCGAGNQFDISMLVSARDSGADVGRGLAVSDQLKRTELRDCFTAAVKRISEALRALAEVSQTLKPELTPIFEELRFETYTLEKDAVLAASVKSKVDRIRLYVLVTAAQANTDDELLQLTEACCRGGADCLQLRAKGLSDGRTYRLAEKMVSVCSEHQVVSIINDRPDIALASGADGVHLGQDDMPVSKVRELFNRPMIVGLSTHNADQLEQAIRERPDYVGLGPVFETRTKHIEKLAGLEYVEHAVSRLHDTGIGHVAIGGINAVNADDVISAGASAVAVCSAVTGSNDPAAACDELNNILSKAGPENDQLKAWP, from the coding sequence ATGGAAAAAAGTGCTTACAGAATAATCGATGCAAATCTGAACCGCGGGCGGGAAGCTGCACGCGTGATGGAGGAATTCTGCAGGTTCTACCTCAATTCGAGCGAACTTAGCGGCCGGGCGAAGAACCTGCGGCACAGGCTCTGCGGGGCGGGCAATCAGTTCGACATCTCGATGCTGGTCTCCGCTCGTGACAGCGGTGCGGACGTGGGCAGGGGGCTCGCGGTGAGCGATCAGCTCAAACGCACGGAGCTGCGGGACTGCTTTACAGCGGCCGTCAAGAGGATAAGTGAGGCTTTGCGTGCACTGGCTGAGGTTTCGCAGACGCTCAAGCCGGAATTGACACCAATATTCGAGGAACTGCGATTCGAAACCTATACGCTGGAGAAGGACGCAGTGTTGGCTGCTTCGGTCAAGAGCAAAGTTGATCGTATTCGCTTATACGTGCTCGTGACCGCTGCTCAGGCCAATACAGATGACGAGCTTTTGCAGTTGACCGAGGCGTGCTGTCGGGGCGGGGCGGATTGTCTGCAGCTTCGGGCGAAAGGTCTGTCCGACGGGCGAACTTATCGCCTGGCCGAAAAGATGGTAAGTGTGTGCAGCGAACATCAAGTCGTTTCCATTATCAATGACAGACCTGATATCGCTTTGGCCAGCGGCGCCGACGGTGTGCATCTGGGCCAGGACGATATGCCGGTTTCTAAGGTACGCGAACTGTTCAACAGACCCATGATCGTCGGGCTCAGCACGCACAATGCGGACCAGCTCGAACAAGCGATCCGCGAGAGGCCGGATTATGTGGGTCTGGGGCCTGTTTTCGAGACTCGCACTAAGCACATAGAAAAGCTGGCAGGACTGGAGTATGTTGAACATGCTGTGTCCCGTCTCCATGACACAGGTATCGGCCATGTTGCGATCGGCGGTATAAATGCGGTTAATGCTGACGATGTAATCAGTGCGGGCGCATCTGCTGTCGCGGTGTGTTCTGCAGTGACCGGCTCAAATGATCCTGCCGCGGCGTGCGATGAACTCAACAATATCCTGTCAAAAGCCGGGCCCGAGAATGATCAGCTTAAGGCCTGGCCTTAG
- a CDS encoding dihydropteroate synthase, whose amino-acid sequence MTDRLISIAESLHASIPSTRRVMDSLHELGPDCFSDKSEPLGEIKKIIQSQADEGADFIAVNVDAYGEDDPHKTIEYMREYVKLIKQFGQGVPPCIDSSNDDALVAGLKAWYEDNAQAAVPLINSIKTYNADKLMPLRDKFEYSFIAMLVAEEKGACPGGVDGADELVGLAKQIFDKAIGYGFKPDQIYYDTTVFPLAIDMPMQPGVPSYTHRAFETIRRIKQDPEMAGVHFSLGISNCCRDLPGRKIGICRAYVEKAMEYGLDAGIVNVFHHYGEKPADPQLVELVDAFAAIDGDDPAMTNDAMMKMSQFCSSFRG is encoded by the coding sequence ATGACTGATCGTTTGATAAGTATTGCCGAATCTCTACATGCATCAATTCCGAGTACCAGACGCGTCATGGACAGTCTGCACGAACTTGGACCTGACTGCTTCAGCGATAAAAGCGAGCCGCTTGGTGAGATCAAAAAGATCATTCAATCACAAGCCGATGAAGGTGCCGACTTTATTGCCGTCAATGTGGATGCATACGGAGAAGATGATCCGCACAAGACGATCGAATACATGCGTGAATATGTCAAGCTGATCAAGCAGTTCGGCCAGGGGGTGCCGCCATGCATCGACAGCAGTAACGACGATGCTCTGGTTGCGGGGCTTAAAGCGTGGTACGAAGATAATGCGCAAGCTGCTGTTCCGCTCATAAATTCGATAAAGACTTACAACGCCGACAAGCTGATGCCGCTGCGGGATAAATTCGAATACAGCTTTATCGCGATGCTCGTTGCCGAAGAAAAGGGCGCCTGTCCTGGCGGCGTTGACGGCGCGGACGAACTTGTCGGTCTTGCAAAGCAGATATTTGACAAGGCCATCGGGTACGGTTTCAAGCCCGATCAGATATATTATGACACTACGGTTTTTCCGCTGGCGATAGACATGCCCATGCAGCCGGGCGTTCCCAGCTATACACATCGGGCATTCGAGACGATCAGGCGGATCAAGCAGGACCCGGAGATGGCGGGAGTGCATTTCTCGCTGGGCATCAGCAATTGCTGCCGCGACCTGCCGGGCCGAAAGATCGGCATCTGCCGGGCGTATGTCGAAAAAGCCATGGAATACGGCCTGGATGCGGGCATTGTAAATGTTTTCCATCACTACGGCGAAAAACCGGCCGATCCGCAGCTTGTCGAGCTTGTGGACGCATTCGCAGCTATCGACGGCGATGACCCTGCAATGACGAACGATGCGATGATGAAGATGTCGCAATTCTGTTCTTCGTTCAGGGGTTAA
- the smpB gene encoding SsrA-binding protein SmpB: protein MSKKSKKQQKSGPVNVKNKKAYRDYELIEKVEAGIELVGTEVKSLRQGQADLDGSYARVENDQCWLVGAQIAQYAEASYNNHDPLRQRRLLLHKRQILKIKTKLQQRGFTLVPLRFYFNDRGYAKVELALAKGKRKYDKRDKLQKEQQKRDIARSLKHY, encoded by the coding sequence ATGTCCAAAAAAAGCAAAAAACAACAGAAGAGCGGCCCGGTCAATGTTAAGAACAAGAAGGCCTACCGCGATTATGAGCTGATCGAGAAGGTAGAGGCCGGTATCGAACTGGTCGGTACGGAGGTCAAGTCGCTGCGCCAGGGTCAGGCCGACCTTGACGGTTCATACGCGCGGGTCGAGAACGATCAGTGCTGGCTGGTCGGTGCACAGATCGCTCAGTATGCCGAGGCGTCCTACAACAATCATGATCCGCTTCGCCAGCGCAGGCTGCTGCTGCACAAACGGCAGATACTCAAGATCAAGACCAAGCTGCAGCAGCGAGGTTTTACACTGGTGCCGCTGCGTTTTTATTTCAATGATCGCGGCTATGCCAAGGTGGAACTGGCGCTTGCCAAGGGTAAACGCAAATACGACAAGCGTGATAAACTGCAGAAAGAACAGCAGAAACGTGATATCGCCAGAAGTCTAAAACACTATTAA
- a CDS encoding DUF1844 domain-containing protein, with amino-acid sequence MAENDKEKKIIVDEDWKSQAKKDKDALEAEEKAAQEKQQAQGGESSRPPLPEVDFAGLISMFATQAYLAMGLIAADPNEKPEPDLELGKFNIDMLALLEEKTRGNLDDEEKNLLSGALHQLRMAYVALSKQQGAE; translated from the coding sequence ATGGCAGAGAATGACAAGGAAAAGAAGATAATCGTCGACGAAGACTGGAAATCGCAGGCAAAAAAGGACAAGGATGCACTCGAGGCAGAGGAAAAGGCCGCACAGGAGAAGCAGCAGGCACAGGGCGGCGAGAGCAGCAGACCCCCATTGCCCGAGGTGGACTTTGCCGGCCTGATCAGCATGTTCGCTACGCAGGCGTATCTGGCGATGGGGCTGATCGCTGCCGATCCAAATGAGAAGCCCGAGCCCGATCTGGAGTTGGGCAAATTCAACATCGATATGCTGGCGCTTCTCGAAGAGAAGACCAGGGGCAATCTCGACGATGAGGAAAAGAATCTGCTCAGCGGTGCACTGCACCAGTTGAGAATGGCATATGTGGCTTTGAGCAAACAGCAGGGGGCCGAGTAG
- the trpC gene encoding indole-3-glycerol phosphate synthase TrpC has product MSDILQEIVAYKREFVREQMQKVPLEQVKEQALAMGKSRNFYKAVTKRNRRGINVIAEVKKASPSAGLIREDFDPVEIARTYEKCGADAISVLTDEKYFQGKLEYLTRIKQEVKLPVLRKDFFVDEYQVYEAKAAGADAILLIAEALMPAQLMDLLILAAKLTMTAIIEVHSMDSLLQVRSLEGFPVAGYSVIGVNNRDLKTMTVDINTTGRLADLVEKKRELIAESGVKTREDVRKLKGIGVGAVLIGQTLCQSPSIEDKYKELFWIPGQ; this is encoded by the coding sequence GTGTCGGATATCCTCCAGGAAATAGTCGCTTATAAGCGCGAGTTCGTGCGGGAGCAGATGCAGAAGGTTCCGCTGGAACAGGTGAAGGAACAGGCTCTTGCAATGGGTAAAAGCCGCAACTTCTACAAGGCTGTGACCAAACGCAACAGACGCGGGATCAATGTTATCGCAGAGGTCAAGAAGGCGTCGCCGTCGGCGGGACTGATACGCGAGGACTTCGATCCGGTGGAAATCGCGCGCACTTATGAAAAATGCGGTGCGGATGCGATAAGCGTGCTGACCGATGAGAAGTATTTTCAGGGCAAACTCGAATATCTGACGCGAATCAAGCAGGAAGTGAAGCTGCCGGTTTTGCGGAAGGACTTTTTTGTGGACGAGTATCAGGTCTACGAAGCGAAGGCAGCGGGTGCGGATGCGATACTTCTTATCGCGGAAGCCCTTATGCCGGCTCAACTTATGGATCTTTTGATACTGGCGGCAAAGCTGACGATGACGGCGATCATCGAAGTGCACAGTATGGATTCGCTTTTGCAGGTTCGGAGTCTGGAAGGCTTTCCTGTGGCCGGTTACAGCGTTATTGGGGTCAATAACCGCGATCTGAAGACCATGACCGTGGATATCAACACGACCGGGAGGCTGGCTGACCTGGTCGAGAAAAAACGGGAATTAATCGCCGAAAGTGGGGTAAAAACGCGCGAAGATGTGCGAAAACTCAAAGGAATTGGGGTGGGAGCGGTTCTGATCGGGCAGACGCTTTGTCAGAGTCCGAGCATTGAGGATAAATACAAGGAACTTTTCTGGATACCCGGGCAGTAA
- a CDS encoding sulfite exporter TauE/SafE family protein, with product MDFVSLIIIGLVTGVFGGLLGIGGSMIMIPALAFVFGENQHLYQAAAMITNFFVSTSSLIAHRKAEAFVPGVLKWMIPAALAGIVGGVAMSNMDLFAGENSYLLARVFGVFLIYVVVYNLFRFKRGGFKDNTKTADLAAPDTPTYLSLVIGFVTGTAAGLLGIGAGGVCTPLQQVFAKMPLKRAMSNSAAIITSMAWLGAAYKNLTLGQHGIDIAESLKIAGIVIPTAILGGFWGGHLMHAIPRSWVRAAFILIAAVGAVKMLTVSP from the coding sequence TTGGACTTCGTCAGCCTTATAATAATCGGTCTTGTCACGGGGGTATTCGGCGGCCTGTTGGGTATCGGCGGATCGATGATCATGATACCGGCGCTTGCGTTCGTGTTTGGTGAGAATCAGCATCTTTATCAGGCCGCTGCGATGATCACCAACTTTTTTGTTTCCACTTCATCGCTTATCGCGCATCGCAAGGCCGAGGCGTTCGTGCCTGGTGTTCTCAAGTGGATGATACCTGCCGCGCTGGCGGGCATTGTCGGGGGAGTTGCGATGAGCAATATGGATCTTTTTGCGGGTGAGAACAGCTATTTGCTTGCGCGTGTATTTGGTGTGTTTCTTATTTATGTGGTGGTTTACAACCTTTTTCGATTCAAGCGGGGCGGATTTAAGGACAATACGAAGACTGCCGATCTGGCGGCGCCGGACACACCGACGTATCTTTCATTGGTGATCGGCTTTGTTACGGGAACCGCGGCGGGTCTGCTGGGTATCGGGGCGGGCGGTGTGTGCACGCCTTTGCAGCAGGTTTTTGCGAAGATGCCGTTGAAAAGGGCAATGAGCAATTCTGCTGCTATCATAACCTCGATGGCTTGGCTCGGGGCTGCATATAAGAATCTAACGCTCGGGCAGCACGGGATAGATATAGCTGAGTCGCTGAAGATCGCGGGGATTGTTATACCGACGGCGATCCTGGGCGGCTTCTGGGGTGGTCATCTGATGCACGCCATTCCGCGCAGTTGGGTGCGGGCGGCATTTATACTGATAGCGGCCGTCGGGGCCGTCAAGATGCTGACGGTGAGTCCGTGA